The sequence TCCTTTCCTGTTCCTGCAACATAAAAAGAGCGAGGTCACCAGCGTTCACCCTTCCATTGTCGGGTAAAGGCGGGATGTTTGATGAGGTGATAAATTCCCCTGTCGGGTCAGCCTGGATTATATCTGGTGAGCAGATGAAGGTCCAGTCAAGGTCAGAATCCCGCAATATCTCCCAGGCTTTCTGGTGTTCACGGCCAACCGGCACAAATTCCTGTGGGTAATCTTCCTGGTCAATTAACAAACCTCCATCAGGTGCATCCAGGACCCCTTTACCCCCAAGGGCAATGATCCGCTTTATGCCAGCCTTCTTCATTTCTGAAGAGATTACTTTCATTCCCAGTGAGCGGGTTTTATCAGTGCCATCTGATGCGCCACCCAATACACTGAACACTGCATCCACGCCTTCAATGGCTT comes from Flavihumibacter fluvii and encodes:
- a CDS encoding NAD(P)-dependent oxidoreductase, which translates into the protein MEIVIFGATGQVGRHLVSQGLLKGYKVRAYGRNVHELPDINKNLQLIKGGVFDEADVYKAIEGVDAVFSVLGGASDGTDKTRSLGMKVISSEMKKAGIKRIIALGGKGVLDAPDGGLLIDQEDYPQEFVPVGREHQKAWEILRDSDLDWTFICSPDIIQADPTGEFITSSNIPPLPDNGRVNAGDLALFMLQEQERNEYIHQRVGISEI